One genomic region from Rosa rugosa chromosome 1, drRosRugo1.1, whole genome shotgun sequence encodes:
- the LOC133727544 gene encoding jacalin-related lectin 12-like isoform X1 encodes MAGLATDGDMRRECIRFNYPDEFLTSVDGNYEANLSGSWLSSLTFNTNRKTYGPFGSTPNRNRRSYFSIHVPGSKIVGFHGRSHRWWSTNFDIGAYLKPIDQQSEYATSTALMLYPSEPPHQPGYPSQTKLNKDDRPQNQKHYAVSNIRVSRNEGDRNGAFYLGDKYKYTNYYIEKADIAHK; translated from the exons ATGGCAGGGCTCGCAACCGACGGCGACATGAGAAGGGAATGC ATTAGGTTCAATTATCCAGACGAATTTTTGACTTCAGTTGATGGAAATTATGAAGCAAACTTGTCGGGGTCCTGGCTATCCTCACTTACTTTTAACACTAACAGAAAAACTTACGGACCCTTTGGATCGACTCCAAATCGCAATCGGAGAAGCTATTTCTCAATTCATGTGCCTGGAAGTAAGATTGTTGGTTTTCATGGCAGATCACACAGGTGGTGGAGTACCAATTTTGACATAGGAGCATACCTAAAGCCTATTGATCAACAAAGTGAATATGCAACTTCAACAGCACTG ATGCTTTATCCATCAGAGCCTCCACATCAACCTGGATATCCTTCTCAAACAAAGCTCAATAAAGATGATAGACCTCAAAACCAGAAACATTACGCAGTTTCAAATATTCGAGTTAGCAGAAATGAGGGAGACCGCAACGGAGCTTTCTATTTGGGCGACAAGTATAAATATACGAACTATTATATCGAAAAAGCAGACATAGCGCACAAATAA
- the LOC133726943 gene encoding zinc finger BED domain-containing protein DAYSLEEPER-like, whose amino-acid sequence MDFIPEDNMITPDANNIELTAYGNNHEGSNPETEQPNNGFWDHITLETEEPMMAPIQHNPDEEQKMAISGHEEKILIQTQTHYDDPKTPFPEYENNEAISYPNNEAVSYPNSGADSYPNNEETNHETQPSKRRKRKSMVWEHFTIETVSAGCRRAYCNQCKRSYAYSKGSKVSGTSHLRRHVEKGSCAALLRSQDNNQSDPSSSKGASNSQKRRHKRASSTPQFVFDQDHCRNDIARMIIMHDYPLQMVEHPGFVSFVQNLQPEFNFNMMTFDTVQGDCIATYQMEKQSLRKFIQGIAARVCLSLDVWTSSQGVGYMFVTGHFIDADWKLHRRLLNVVMEPYPDSDTAVSHAVKVCLHNWSLESKLISITYHDQPLIMSEAAFENLKLHLPFNGQLLAGNCLAHTLSSIAKEVLENAHDIVKKIRDSIKYVTTSEPHDEKFLVLKKQLQVPSERNIFLDDQTQWNTTYQMLVAASELKQVFSCFDTYDAEFNKQAPSMEDWKQVETLCAHLKPIYDTAYILATTTNPTANIFFHEVSRIQGDLSGGITNEDPFISNLARTMLEKINRYWKNCSLTLATAVVMDPRYKMRYIEFSFTRIYSEEEAPTCIKMVDDRIHELFQEYFTMPSPLAPNYAEEFDAYIMKNLKTELDQYLAEPLLPRVHEFDVLGWWKLNQMVYPTLSKMARDILSIPVSTVPCDSVFDTNAKEMDQYRSSLQAETVEALICTKDWMQYGSPLGF is encoded by the exons ATG GATTTTATACCTGAAGACAACATGATCACGCCGGATGCAAACAATATTGAGCTCACTGCCTATGGAAACAATCATGAGGGGTCAAATCCAGAAACAGAGCAGCCTAATAATGGCTTTTGGGATCATATCACCCTGGAAACTGAAGAGCCAATGATGGCTCCTATTCAGCACAACCCTGATGAAGAACAGAAGATGGCAATATCTGGTCATGAAGAAAAGATCCTTATCCAAACCCAAACTCACTATGATGATCCCAAGACACCTTTCCCGGAATATGAAAACAATGAGGCAATCTCCTATCCAAACAATGAGGCAGTCTCGTATCCAAACAGTGGGGCAGACTCCTATCCAAACAATGAGGAGACAAATCATGAAACACAGCCTAGCAAGCGGAGGAAAAGGAAGTCCATGGTGTGGGAGCATTTCACCATAGAAACTGTGAGTGCTGGATGTAGGAGGGCATACTGCAACCAATGCAAGCGAAGCTATGCATATAGTAAAGGCTCAAAAGTCTCAGGCACCAGTCACCTCAGGCGCCACGTTGAGAAGGGGTCCTGCGCTGCACTTCTCCGTAGCCAGGACAACAACCAATCTGACCCATCATCCTCAAAGGGTGCTTCTAATTCACAAAAACGTCGTCACAAACGAGCTTCTAGCACACCACAATTTGTGTTTGATCAAGACCACTGCCGCAATGACATTGCGAGAATGATCATCATGCATGACTACCCACTGCAGATGGTTGAACATCCTGGTTTTGTGTCTTTTGTACAGAATCTTCAGCCTGAGTTCAACTTCAACATGATGACCTTTGATACTGTCCAAGGAGATTGCATTGCAACTTATCAGATGGAAAAGCAAAGCCTTAGAAAGTTTATTCAGGGCATAGCTGCACGTGTCTGCCTTTCTTTGGACGTGTGGACTTCCTCTCAAGGGGTGGGGTATATGTTTGTTACCGGGCACTTCATTGATGCTGACTGGAAGCTGCATAGGCGGCTGCTCAATGTTGTGATGGAACCATATCCTGACTCGGATACTGCAGTTAGTCATGCTGTTAAGGTTTGCCTTCATAATTGGAGTCTGGAGAGTAAATTAATTTCCATCACTTATCATGATCAGCCACTAATCATGAGTGAAGCTGCTTTTGAAAATTTAAAGCTTCATCTTCCCTTCAATGGTCAACTTTTGGCTGGCAATTGCCTCGCACACACTCTGAGCAGCATTGCAAAAGAAGTACTGGAGAATGCCCATGATATAGTTAAGAAAATCCGGGACAGCATCAAGTACGTGACGACTTCAGAGCCCCATGATGAAAAGTTTCTTGTGCTTAAGAAACAGCTTCAAGTCCCAAGTGAAAGGAACATATTTCTTGATGACCAAACTCAGTGGAATACCACATATCAAATGTTGGTGGCCGCTTCTGAGTTGAAGCAAGTTTTTTCTTGCTTTGATACGTATGATGCCGAATTCAACAAACAAGCCCCATCAATGGAAGATTGGAAGCAAGTTGAGACTCTCTGTGCACATTTGAAGCCAATTTATGATACAGCATACATCCTAGCTACTACAACTAACCCAACTGCAAATATCTTCTTCCATGAAGTGTCGAGGATTCAGGGAGATCTGTCTGGTGGTATCACCAATGAGGATCCCTTTATTAGTAACCTTGCTCGAACAATGCTAGAAAAAATTAATAGGTACTGGAAGAATTGTAGCCTGACTTTAGCTACAGCAGTGGTCATGGATCCGAGGTACAAGATGAGGTATATTGAGTTCAGTTTCACCAGAATTTATAGCGAAGAAGAAGCTCCAACATGTATCAAGATGGTTGATGATCGAATCCACGAGCTCTTTCAGGAATACTTTACAATGCCTTCGCCTCTGGCACCAAACTATGCAGAAGAATTTGATGCGTACATCATGAAGAATTTGAAGACAGAGCTGGATCAGTATTTGGCGGAGCCTCTGTTGCCTCGAGTCCACGAGTTTGATGTGCTAGGCTGGTGGAAATTAAACCAGATGGTGTACCCAACTCTTTCAAAGATGGCTCGTGACATTTTATCAATTCCGGTATCTACAGTTCCTTGTGACTCAGTATTTGATACCAATGCAAAAGAGATGGATCAGTACAGGAGTTCCTTGCAAGCAGAAACCGTGGAAGCTCTTATATGTACCAAGGATTGGATGCAGTATGGATCACCCTTAGGTTTCTAA
- the LOC133727544 gene encoding jacalin-related lectin 3-like isoform X2, translating to MAGLATDGDMRRECIRFNYPDEFLTSVDGNYEANLSGSWLSSLTFNTNRKTYGPFGSTPNRNRRSYFSIHVPGSKIVGFHGRSHRWWSTNFDIGAYLKPIDQQSEYATSTALSLHINLDILLKQSSIKMIDLKTRNITQFQIFELAEMRETATELSIWATSINIRTIISKKQT from the exons ATGGCAGGGCTCGCAACCGACGGCGACATGAGAAGGGAATGC ATTAGGTTCAATTATCCAGACGAATTTTTGACTTCAGTTGATGGAAATTATGAAGCAAACTTGTCGGGGTCCTGGCTATCCTCACTTACTTTTAACACTAACAGAAAAACTTACGGACCCTTTGGATCGACTCCAAATCGCAATCGGAGAAGCTATTTCTCAATTCATGTGCCTGGAAGTAAGATTGTTGGTTTTCATGGCAGATCACACAGGTGGTGGAGTACCAATTTTGACATAGGAGCATACCTAAAGCCTATTGATCAACAAAGTGAATATGCAACTTCAACAGCACTG AGCCTCCACATCAACCTGGATATCCTTCTCAAACAAAGCTCAATAAAGATGATAGACCTCAAAACCAGAAACATTACGCAGTTTCAAATATTCGAGTTAGCAGAAATGAGGGAGACCGCAACGGAGCTTTCTATTTGGGCGACAAGTATAAATATACGAACTATTATATCGAAAAAGCAGACATAG